The Bacteroidales bacterium genome has a window encoding:
- the ruvA gene encoding Holliday junction branch migration protein RuvA produces the protein MFEYIKGSIADLTPTYVIVDCGGLGYYVNISLQTYSSIEGKKDTLVYLHQVIREDAHLLFGFASKEERDLFRLLISVSGVGANTARVILSSMSAIEIQKVIMQADVNALKQIKGIGLKTAQRIVVDLKDKVSGKDLESAQLFTSINNTTRQEALSALVMLGFNKAAAEKVLDQLLKVESNQSVEGLIKLALKQL, from the coding sequence ATGTTTGAATATATCAAGGGTTCAATAGCAGATTTAACACCAACTTATGTTATTGTTGATTGTGGTGGCCTCGGTTACTACGTTAATATCTCGCTACAAACATATAGCAGTATTGAAGGGAAAAAGGATACTTTGGTCTACCTCCATCAGGTTATAAGGGAGGATGCACACCTTCTCTTTGGTTTTGCCAGTAAAGAAGAAAGGGATTTATTCAGGCTTTTAATTAGCGTTTCTGGGGTTGGAGCCAATACAGCGCGGGTTATCCTTTCATCCATGTCAGCCATAGAAATACAAAAGGTGATTATGCAAGCTGATGTTAATGCACTAAAGCAAATAAAAGGGATTGGTTTAAAAACAGCTCAGCGTATAGTTGTTGATTTAAAGGATAAGGTATCTGGTAAAGATTTAGAATCTGCCCAATTATTTACATCTATAAACAATACAACCCGACAAGAAGCGTTATCTGCTTTAGTTATGCTTGGTTTCAATAAAGCAGCAGCAGAAAAGGTTCTTGATCAATTGCTTAAAGTTGAGAGTAACCAAAGCGTAGAAGGATTAATTAAATTGGCACTTAAACAATTGTAG
- the sprA gene encoding cell surface protein SprA, whose translation MKYSYKYQIAGFLIAAFVGFAETSKANSFIVNSYYKGKSEKTLLTEESTFLQTDTLKLPYPLKPDDPFASENKKRSSFNLESPSNITITVDYDPVTKQYTIYEKVGKYNIKPPRVMTEEEYRGYRFENSLREYWRKQSSGQSAGLGSMLLSHIKLGGETFDRVFGSNTIEIIPQGNAELSFGINSSTTNSPFLPLDQRRSTTFDFKSKIQMNVDGKIGQKLKMNVQYNTEATFDFENNVKVEYNGFEDEIIQKIEAGNVSLPLPGTLITGSQSLFGFKTQLKFGKLNITTVFSKQNGQTQVIEVKGGAQTKDFSISADEYEANRHFFLSQYFRDNYNTTLRNLPIINTGVNITKIEVWVTNKQANYENSRDIVAFIDLAESTKNIYSKTNFSQTGSGLYPDNQLNNLFSLMTSAYDVRDIAGVNQNLSPLEGSGFSEGQDYEKIENARKLQPNEYTFNPKMGYVSLNNSLLTDEVLAVAYEYTVGGQNFKVGELSTDGIAAPKALILKLLKGKNLTPKTPTWKLMMKNIYSLGAYQVSKDEFRLDILYQNDAAGTALNYINEGGIKNIPLIKVLNLDNLNSQNNTTPDGVFDFIDGVTINATTGKVIFPVLEPFGKDLSDQIKNSGVSDKYVYQELYDSTLTRARQVANKNKFKLVGTYQSSMGSEISLNAANIPKGSVVVTAAGAKLLEGTDYTVDYNLGTLKIIKPGLIESGTAIKVSLENNALFNFQTKTLVGTHLDYQVSDKFNIGATALNLTERPLTQKVNFGNEAVSNTIWGLNTSFQTESSFLTKMVDFLPFIQTKEKSTITFDAEFAQFVPGYAKAIGKNGTVYLDDFEGSSTPIDLQSPYYWKLASTPLKQSDIFSEGNDLRYGFKRAQIAWYSIDPSLPRNINSSVRFTDKQRSSHWVREVYENELFPYKKTPQGQPTNLPILNLAFYPNERGPYNFDPILDPNGFLPNPETRWGGIMRPISSSDFESQNIEYIEFWLMDPFVYDSTKAGGDLFFNLGNISEDILRDGQKTFEGGLPATGDLKNTGTTNWGRYPKIKSIPNVFVPNDGQKYQDIGLDGLSSKYNLTGGGENDEQTFFVDYLNQIRGFTNADAFSEIYNDPSNDDYKYFLDPDYSTRGAGILDRYKKYNNMEGNSPTNDQNSGTAGTQEPDGEDINRDQTMSDNEAYFQYRVSLRPEDMQVGNNFITNKVTTFTKMPAYTQKQKVAWYQFKVPIMEYERVVGPIQDFKMISFARMFLKGFNDTLILRFAKLQLVRGEWRRYGLSLIEGQEGVPGMDLPSGSFEISSVNLEDNSSRTPVNYVLPPGLSRAIDPSLNEVIEQNEQSMEYKITNLAEGDARAGFKNLNLDIRQYHRLMMDVHAEAIPGYTLNDNDLTIFIRMGSDYTNNYYEYEVPLKVTPPRSNYNNNSEADRIKVWPRENLLDINLETLTDTKLARNDAMHKLGSVITTSTIYVKMDGNRKIKVTGNPNLSNVKVLMIGIRNPGRSSDPTSDGLSKSAIIWVDELRLSNTDDKAGWAANARMSAKLADLGMITIAGTTIKPGFGSIESKVSNRSTNDFYQYDLSATLEMGKFFPSTSGIRIPLYVGYSESFSNPEYNPLDPDIPLKTALDKASTKSERNEIKKLAQDYMRRKSFNLTNVKIDKMDGKPWLFSPSNFSVSYSFSEQFSRNIKTDHRIQRNIRGAFTYNYGTKPRPITPFKNVNWLNSKYLRLIKDFNFNLIPSQFSFRTDLNRNYYEQQLRNISNPNIILLPTYSKDFLWNRVYTLNWDLAQSIKFDFNANNVAQIDEPGGIVDRRYRDSYEHWKDSVWHNILNFGRTTDYNHQFNVTYTLPINKIPLLDWTSISTRYSGNYKWTAGPILPDTSRFDPGNTIQNSNTIQATGQLNMLGLYNKVGYLKRINQKFDQMAKGGSKQQQKMKTLKYEEKDVRLRANVTKSILHRLKTENVTVKVFTEKGAEIKVTTEIRSDERITIKADKEYEKLKVVVEGKIPEKPNPLKFIAEGTLRVLMGIKVISIAYSENNGTMLPGYKPTTRYLGMNDINGVTAPGFEFISGWQDPEFAWKAIQNGWLSKDTTLSNPVLFTRSENLNFRTTFEPIPSFRVELSAIRTYSSNHSIYYHADANGDFNPRNPLTTGNFSMSVISIGTAFKSPNSVFDKFRNNRLEIAEQLATYRENVSTMNYQRGTGEFPVGYSNLSQEVLIPSFLATYTSYAKKKAPYDDFPKIPFPNWQITYDGLAKLQPFKKFLRTFSLTHGYRSVYTIGAYTSNLKYNDALDDGLTTVTNAINDFISKREISNVSITETFTPLIGLDMTWINNLTGRFEIKSGRSLSMSFANNQLTEIDTWEYVIGSGYRFENLPLIFSTEKGKEKTLKSDLRLRVDFSLRKNETILHKLVEEINQTTSGQRAVSIKASADYVISNQVTIRAFFDWAKNTPLVSGSSYPMVNTSFGFSVRFTMIQ comes from the coding sequence TTGAAGTATTCATATAAATATCAGATAGCAGGATTTCTAATTGCTGCCTTTGTTGGTTTTGCTGAAACATCAAAGGCAAATTCGTTTATAGTTAATTCCTATTATAAGGGTAAATCGGAAAAAACTTTACTAACAGAAGAAAGTACATTTCTCCAAACCGACACACTTAAACTCCCATACCCTCTTAAACCAGATGATCCTTTTGCCTCTGAAAATAAAAAACGATCATCTTTCAATTTAGAATCACCATCGAATATAACCATCACGGTTGACTATGATCCTGTTACAAAACAGTATACAATTTACGAAAAGGTAGGAAAGTATAATATTAAACCTCCCCGGGTAATGACAGAGGAGGAGTATCGAGGTTATCGATTTGAGAATTCTTTACGAGAGTACTGGAGGAAGCAAAGTTCTGGACAATCTGCAGGTTTAGGCTCTATGTTGCTATCCCACATAAAATTGGGAGGAGAGACATTCGATAGAGTTTTTGGAAGTAATACCATTGAGATTATTCCACAAGGAAATGCGGAGTTGAGTTTTGGAATAAATAGTTCAACAACAAATAGCCCATTTCTTCCGCTTGATCAGCGCAGGAGCACAACTTTCGATTTTAAATCGAAGATTCAGATGAATGTTGATGGAAAGATAGGTCAAAAGCTTAAAATGAATGTTCAGTATAATACCGAGGCAACTTTTGATTTTGAAAACAACGTTAAGGTTGAATACAATGGGTTTGAGGATGAAATAATTCAGAAGATCGAAGCAGGTAATGTTTCGTTACCACTACCCGGAACTCTTATAACAGGGAGTCAGAGTTTGTTCGGCTTTAAAACACAGCTAAAGTTTGGAAAGTTGAATATTACAACCGTTTTCTCCAAGCAGAACGGACAAACTCAGGTCATTGAAGTCAAAGGAGGCGCACAAACTAAGGATTTTTCTATTAGTGCCGATGAATACGAGGCTAACCGACACTTTTTTCTTTCACAGTATTTTAGAGACAATTACAATACCACGCTTCGAAATCTACCAATAATTAATACTGGAGTAAACATCACCAAAATAGAGGTTTGGGTTACTAACAAACAGGCAAACTATGAAAATTCAAGAGATATTGTTGCTTTTATCGATTTAGCGGAATCAACTAAAAACATCTATTCAAAAACGAATTTTTCACAAACAGGTTCAGGCTTGTACCCAGATAATCAGTTAAATAATCTTTTTAGCTTGATGACCTCTGCTTATGATGTTAGGGATATTGCTGGTGTAAATCAAAACCTATCGCCACTTGAAGGATCCGGATTTAGCGAAGGTCAAGACTATGAAAAAATAGAAAATGCACGCAAACTTCAACCCAATGAATATACGTTTAACCCCAAAATGGGTTATGTATCGCTAAATAACTCGTTACTTACAGATGAGGTTTTGGCTGTTGCATACGAGTACACAGTTGGGGGGCAAAATTTTAAAGTAGGAGAATTGTCAACAGATGGAATTGCTGCTCCCAAAGCATTAATTCTGAAACTTCTTAAGGGTAAAAACCTAACTCCGAAAACGCCCACATGGAAACTGATGATGAAGAATATTTACTCACTTGGGGCTTATCAGGTTAGTAAAGATGAGTTTAGACTAGATATTCTTTATCAGAATGATGCTGCTGGGACAGCCTTAAACTATATTAACGAAGGAGGAATTAAAAATATTCCACTTATTAAGGTTTTAAATTTAGATAACCTTAACAGTCAGAATAATACCACCCCTGATGGTGTTTTCGATTTTATTGACGGTGTAACAATTAATGCTACAACAGGCAAGGTAATTTTCCCTGTACTCGAGCCCTTTGGAAAAGATCTTAGTGATCAAATCAAAAATTCTGGAGTATCTGATAAATATGTTTATCAAGAGTTATACGACTCAACACTTACAAGGGCCAGACAAGTTGCTAATAAGAATAAGTTTAAGCTAGTTGGAACATACCAGTCCTCAATGGGATCAGAAATATCGCTGAACGCTGCGAATATTCCTAAAGGCTCTGTTGTTGTTACAGCTGCTGGGGCAAAACTATTGGAGGGAACTGATTATACAGTAGACTACAATCTAGGTACATTAAAAATTATTAAACCCGGTTTAATAGAATCGGGAACTGCAATTAAAGTTTCGCTTGAGAATAATGCTCTATTTAACTTTCAAACCAAAACTCTTGTTGGCACACACTTAGATTATCAGGTATCTGACAAATTTAATATAGGTGCTACGGCACTAAATCTAACCGAAAGACCCCTTACTCAGAAGGTCAATTTTGGGAATGAGGCGGTTTCCAATACAATATGGGGTTTAAACACCTCATTTCAAACGGAATCTAGTTTCTTGACCAAGATGGTAGATTTCTTACCCTTTATTCAAACAAAAGAGAAATCAACCATAACATTCGATGCCGAATTTGCTCAATTTGTTCCTGGTTATGCCAAAGCAATTGGCAAAAACGGAACAGTTTATCTCGATGATTTTGAGGGAAGTTCAACGCCAATTGATTTACAAAGCCCATACTATTGGAAGTTGGCAAGTACACCTTTAAAGCAAAGTGACATTTTCTCGGAGGGAAATGATTTAAGATATGGTTTTAAAAGGGCTCAAATTGCATGGTACTCCATAGATCCATCTCTACCCCGAAACATTAATTCTTCTGTAAGATTTACCGATAAACAAAGGAGTAGTCATTGGGTTAGGGAGGTTTATGAGAATGAGCTGTTTCCGTATAAAAAAACACCTCAAGGACAACCTACAAATCTACCAATACTAAATTTAGCATTTTATCCGAACGAAAGAGGGCCCTACAACTTTGATCCAATTCTTGATCCTAATGGATTTCTGCCCAACCCAGAGACACGATGGGGTGGGATTATGCGTCCAATTAGTTCATCAGATTTTGAGTCTCAAAATATTGAGTATATCGAATTTTGGTTGATGGATCCATTTGTATACGATTCTACCAAGGCAGGAGGTGATCTATTTTTCAACTTAGGGAATATCTCTGAGGATATTCTTCGCGATGGTCAAAAAACATTTGAAGGAGGCTTGCCAGCCACGGGAGATCTTAAAAATACGGGTACTACAAATTGGGGACGCTACCCTAAAATTAAATCTATACCCAATGTATTTGTTCCGAATGATGGTCAAAAGTATCAGGATATTGGGCTTGATGGTCTTAGCTCAAAGTACAATTTAACGGGTGGTGGTGAAAATGATGAACAAACATTTTTTGTTGACTATTTGAACCAAATTAGAGGTTTTACAAATGCTGATGCATTTAGTGAAATATATAATGACCCATCGAATGATGATTATAAGTATTTTTTAGATCCCGATTATTCTACCCGAGGAGCTGGAATCCTTGATCGGTATAAAAAGTACAACAACATGGAAGGCAACTCCCCTACTAACGATCAAAACAGTGGAACAGCGGGTACTCAGGAGCCAGACGGGGAAGATATTAATAGAGATCAGACCATGAGCGATAATGAAGCTTATTTTCAGTATCGTGTTTCGTTACGCCCCGAGGATATGCAGGTTGGGAATAATTTTATAACCAACAAAGTAACAACGTTTACTAAAATGCCTGCATACACACAAAAGCAAAAGGTTGCTTGGTATCAATTTAAGGTTCCAATTATGGAATATGAGCGGGTTGTTGGGCCAATACAGGACTTTAAAATGATAAGTTTTGCTAGAATGTTTTTAAAAGGTTTCAATGATACTTTAATTCTCAGATTTGCTAAACTTCAACTAGTAAGGGGGGAGTGGAGAAGGTATGGTCTCTCGTTAATTGAGGGGCAGGAGGGTGTTCCAGGGATGGATCTTCCATCAGGAAGTTTTGAAATATCTTCTGTGAATCTGGAGGACAACAGTTCAAGAACCCCAGTTAACTATGTTCTTCCTCCTGGGTTAAGCAGAGCAATTGATCCTAGTTTAAACGAAGTTATTGAGCAAAACGAGCAATCGATGGAGTATAAGATTACTAACCTAGCAGAGGGTGATGCTCGTGCGGGTTTCAAAAATCTTAACCTTGACATTCGCCAATACCATAGGCTGATGATGGATGTTCATGCCGAGGCAATACCCGGATATACTCTAAATGATAATGATCTTACTATCTTCATACGCATGGGATCGGATTATACAAACAATTATTATGAGTATGAAGTACCCCTCAAGGTAACCCCGCCGCGCAGTAATTACAACAATAATAGTGAAGCAGATAGAATTAAAGTTTGGCCACGTGAGAATCTTCTTGATATTAACCTTGAAACCTTAACTGATACGAAACTTGCCCGGAATGACGCCATGCATAAACTTGGTTCTGTTATTACCACAAGCACAATTTATGTAAAAATGGATGGTAACCGTAAAATCAAGGTTACTGGTAATCCGAACCTTAGCAATGTTAAAGTATTGATGATAGGTATTCGTAACCCTGGCCGTTCAAGCGATCCAACTAGCGATGGACTTTCCAAATCAGCAATTATTTGGGTTGATGAGCTTCGATTATCAAATACAGACGATAAAGCAGGCTGGGCTGCAAATGCACGGATGTCGGCAAAGTTAGCAGATCTGGGTATGATTACAATTGCAGGAACTACAATTAAACCAGGTTTTGGATCAATAGAATCAAAGGTGAGCAATAGAAGTACAAACGATTTCTACCAATACGATTTAAGCGCAACCCTTGAGATGGGTAAATTCTTTCCTTCAACTTCTGGTATTAGAATTCCACTATACGTTGGTTATAGTGAGTCTTTCTCAAACCCAGAGTATAACCCATTAGATCCCGATATTCCTCTAAAAACGGCATTAGATAAGGCTTCTACAAAATCTGAGCGAAACGAAATTAAAAAACTAGCTCAGGACTATATGCGAAGGAAAAGTTTTAACCTAACCAATGTTAAGATTGATAAAATGGATGGAAAGCCATGGCTTTTCTCACCCTCAAACTTTTCGGTTAGTTATTCTTTCAGCGAGCAATTCTCAAGAAATATTAAAACAGATCATAGAATTCAGAGAAATATTAGGGGTGCATTTACCTATAACTATGGTACAAAACCGAGGCCTATTACCCCCTTTAAAAATGTGAACTGGTTAAATTCAAAATATTTACGACTAATAAAGGATTTTAACTTTAATTTAATACCCTCTCAGTTCTCTTTCCGTACAGATCTGAATAGGAATTACTATGAGCAGCAGTTGCGCAATATCAGCAATCCCAATATTATTCTACTGCCGACCTACTCAAAGGATTTTCTTTGGAATAGAGTTTATACGCTTAACTGGGATTTAGCCCAATCAATTAAGTTTGATTTCAACGCAAACAACGTTGCTCAAATTGATGAACCCGGTGGAATTGTAGATCGTCGGTATCGAGATTCATACGAGCATTGGAAGGATTCGGTTTGGCATAATATCTTAAACTTTGGACGAACTACAGACTACAATCATCAATTTAATGTTACCTATACTTTGCCTATTAACAAAATCCCTCTCCTCGATTGGACTTCTATATCAACAAGATATTCTGGAAACTATAAATGGACCGCAGGACCAATACTCCCCGATACTTCTCGTTTTGATCCGGGCAATACGATCCAAAACTCAAACACTATTCAAGCTACAGGTCAACTGAATATGTTGGGGTTATATAATAAGGTAGGGTATTTAAAACGAATAAACCAGAAATTTGACCAAATGGCCAAAGGTGGATCGAAGCAACAACAGAAGATGAAAACTTTAAAGTATGAAGAAAAGGATGTGCGATTGAGAGCTAATGTTACAAAATCGATTCTTCATCGACTAAAAACCGAGAATGTTACAGTAAAAGTTTTCACTGAAAAAGGAGCAGAAATAAAAGTTACTACAGAAATAAGAAGTGACGAACGTATTACCATAAAAGCCGATAAAGAGTACGAAAAACTTAAGGTTGTGGTTGAGGGTAAGATACCTGAAAAGCCTAATCCTCTTAAATTTATTGCAGAAGGAACCTTGAGAGTTCTTATGGGCATAAAAGTTATCTCTATAGCATATTCGGAGAATAATGGAACTATGCTACCGGGCTACAAACCGACCACTCGATACCTTGGTATGAATGATATAAATGGGGTAACAGCCCCAGGTTTTGAGTTTATATCTGGCTGGCAGGATCCCGAGTTTGCTTGGAAGGCGATACAAAATGGGTGGCTAAGCAAGGATACAACATTAAGTAATCCAGTACTTTTCACGCGTAGCGAGAACCTAAACTTTCGAACAACCTTTGAACCAATACCAAGTTTTAGGGTAGAATTAAGTGCCATCAGAACTTATTCTAGCAATCATAGTATATACTATCATGCCGATGCTAACGGTGACTTTAACCCTCGTAATCCATTAACCACGGGTAATTTTAGCATGAGCGTTATTAGTATAGGTACTGCTTTTAAATCGCCGAATAGTGTTTTCGACAAGTTCAGAAATAATCGACTTGAAATCGCAGAACAATTAGCTACTTATAGGGAAAATGTATCTACTATGAATTACCAACGAGGTACAGGTGAATTTCCAGTTGGATATAGTAATTTATCACAAGAGGTACTTATTCCATCTTTTCTTGCTACTTACACAAGTTATGCAAAAAAGAAAGCCCCGTATGATGATTTTCCAAAAATACCTTTCCCTAATTGGCAAATAACCTATGATGGATTGGCTAAACTTCAGCCGTTTAAAAAATTTTTGCGTACATTTTCGCTAACACATGGGTATAGATCTGTTTATACTATTGGTGCTTACACTTCAAACCTAAAGTATAATGACGCACTGGATGATGGGTTGACAACAGTGACAAATGCAATAAATGATTTTATCTCAAAAAGGGAAATTTCCAATGTATCCATAACCGAAACCTTTACACCTTTAATTGGGTTAGATATGACTTGGATTAACAACCTCACTGGTCGATTCGAGATTAAATCTGGGCGTTCACTATCAATGAGTTTTGCAAATAATCAGCTTACAGAAATTGATACTTGGGAATATGTCATAGGCTCAGGTTATCGGTTCGAAAATCTACCTTTAATTTTTAGCACAGAGAAGGGCAAGGAAAAAACTTTGAAGAGCGACCTTCGTCTCAGAGTCGATTTTTCATTAAGAAAAAATGAGACGATACTTCATAAGTTGGTTGAAGAAATTAATCAAACAACATCAGGTCAAAGGGCAGTATCTATTAAAGCATCAGCTGATTATGTAATAAGTAATCAGGTAACTATCAGGGCTTTCTTCGATTGGGCAAAGAACACACCACTTGTTTCAGGATCATCTTACCCAATGGTAAATACGAGTTTTGGCTTTAGCGTTCGTTTTACTATGATTCAATAA